One Micromonospora sp. FIMYZ51 genomic window carries:
- a CDS encoding YciI family protein — MRFDQHTVVLLVRPQDAPELPQEAADLLENAHLAHQAGLVEQGAVLAAGPFLDHDDQQFRGAVVLSVDPDMARELYRNDPAVRAGQLIAQVFSWMVPEGNVRFENVPVPRSMLEAATGD; from the coding sequence ATGCGCTTCGACCAGCACACCGTGGTGCTCCTGGTTCGGCCGCAGGACGCGCCCGAGTTGCCGCAGGAGGCGGCTGACCTGCTGGAGAACGCGCACCTTGCGCATCAGGCCGGGCTGGTGGAGCAGGGGGCGGTGCTCGCGGCCGGGCCCTTCCTCGACCACGACGACCAGCAGTTCCGGGGCGCCGTCGTGCTCTCGGTCGACCCTGACATGGCGCGCGAGCTGTACCGCAACGATCCGGCGGTACGCGCGGGCCAGCTGATCGCGCAGGTGTTCTCCTGGATGGTGCCCGAGGGCAACGTCCGCTTCGAGAACGTACCGGTCCCGCGCTCGATGCTGGAGGCCGCCACCGGCGATTGA
- a CDS encoding DUF3516 domain-containing protein has translation MTLTAALPKTADPDTLYDAFASWASERGLDLYPHQEEAVIEIVSGANVIMNTPTGSGKSLVAIAAHFAALADDRTTFYTAPIKALVSEKFFALCEVFGAENVGMLTGDASVNADAPIICCTAEILANLALREGSRADVGQVVMDEFHFYAEPDRGWAWQVPLIELPQAQFILMSATLGDTTRFVDDLTRRTGRSTAVVRSAERPVPLLFSYAMTPLHETLEELLETKQAPVYVVHFTQAAALERAQALMSVNVCTRAEKDMIAAAIGGFRFTSGFGKTLSRLVRHGIGVHHAGMLPKYRRLVETLAQAGLLKVICGTDTLGVGINVPIRTVLFTGLSKYDGVRTRLLKAREFHQIAGRAGRAGFDTLGRVVVQAPEHVIENEKALAKAGDDPKKRRKVVRKKPPEGSIGWGEPTFQRLVAAEPEPLTSSFQVSHSMLLNVIGRPGDAFAAMRHLLTDNHEDAAAQRRHIRRAIAIYRALKAGGVVEELPEPDETGRRVRLTVDLQLDFALNQPLSPLALATIELLDAESPSYALDVLSVIESILDDPRQVLSAQQFKARGEAVAAMKAEGIEYEARLELLDEVTWPKPLAELLGNAYEMYRQGHPWVADHQLSPKSVVRDMYERAMTFTEYVQFYGLSRSEGLVLRYLADAYKTLRQTVPEEAKTEELVDLIEWLGELVRQVDSSLIDEWERLRNPGDLPDVAAALDDRPAAVTRNARAFRVLVRNALFRRVELAALRHWDALGELDADAGWNADAWADALQPYFEAYDEIGTGPNARGPALLMIEQGRERWTVRQILDDPEGDHDWGISAEVDLAASDEAGAAVVRITDVGQL, from the coding sequence ATGACACTCACCGCCGCGCTGCCGAAGACCGCCGACCCCGACACCCTCTACGACGCGTTCGCCAGTTGGGCGTCCGAGCGCGGGCTGGACCTCTACCCCCACCAGGAGGAGGCGGTCATCGAGATCGTCTCCGGCGCGAACGTGATCATGAATACGCCGACCGGCTCCGGCAAGAGCCTGGTCGCGATCGCCGCGCACTTCGCCGCCCTTGCCGACGACCGGACCACCTTCTACACCGCGCCGATCAAGGCGCTGGTGTCGGAGAAGTTCTTCGCGCTCTGCGAGGTTTTCGGTGCCGAGAACGTCGGCATGCTCACCGGGGACGCGAGTGTCAACGCCGACGCCCCGATCATCTGCTGCACGGCGGAGATCCTGGCGAACCTGGCGCTGCGCGAGGGCAGCCGGGCCGATGTCGGCCAGGTGGTCATGGACGAGTTCCACTTCTACGCCGAGCCCGACCGGGGTTGGGCCTGGCAGGTGCCGCTGATCGAGCTGCCCCAGGCCCAGTTCATCCTGATGTCCGCCACGCTGGGCGACACCACCCGGTTCGTCGACGACCTGACCCGGCGTACCGGCCGGTCGACCGCCGTCGTCCGCTCGGCCGAGCGGCCGGTCCCGCTGCTCTTCTCGTACGCGATGACGCCGCTGCACGAGACCCTTGAGGAACTGCTGGAGACCAAGCAGGCCCCGGTCTACGTCGTGCACTTCACCCAGGCCGCCGCCCTGGAACGGGCCCAGGCGCTGATGAGCGTCAACGTCTGCACCCGGGCCGAGAAGGACATGATCGCCGCCGCGATCGGCGGGTTCCGGTTCACCTCGGGCTTCGGCAAGACGCTGTCCCGGCTGGTCCGACACGGCATCGGCGTGCACCACGCCGGCATGCTGCCCAAGTACCGCCGGCTGGTGGAGACCCTGGCCCAGGCCGGGCTACTCAAGGTCATCTGCGGTACGGACACCCTCGGCGTCGGCATCAACGTGCCGATCCGTACGGTGCTCTTCACCGGCCTGTCCAAGTACGACGGGGTGCGTACCCGACTGCTCAAGGCCCGCGAGTTCCACCAGATCGCCGGCCGGGCCGGGCGGGCCGGCTTCGACACCCTGGGCCGGGTCGTGGTGCAGGCCCCCGAGCACGTGATCGAGAACGAAAAGGCGCTCGCCAAGGCCGGCGACGACCCGAAGAAGCGGCGCAAGGTGGTACGCAAGAAGCCGCCCGAGGGCTCGATCGGCTGGGGCGAGCCGACCTTCCAGCGGTTGGTGGCGGCCGAACCGGAGCCGCTGACCTCAAGCTTCCAGGTCAGCCACTCGATGCTGCTCAACGTCATCGGCCGCCCCGGCGACGCGTTCGCCGCCATGCGGCACCTGCTCACCGACAACCACGAGGACGCCGCCGCCCAGCGTCGGCACATCCGGCGGGCCATCGCCATCTACCGGGCGCTGAAGGCCGGTGGCGTGGTGGAGGAGCTGCCGGAGCCGGACGAGACCGGCCGGCGGGTGCGGCTCACCGTCGACCTCCAACTCGACTTCGCGCTCAACCAGCCGCTCTCGCCCCTGGCGCTGGCCACCATCGAGCTGCTGGACGCCGAGTCACCGTCGTACGCCCTGGACGTGCTGAGCGTGATCGAGTCGATCCTCGACGACCCGCGCCAGGTGCTCTCCGCGCAGCAGTTCAAGGCGCGCGGCGAGGCGGTCGCCGCGATGAAGGCCGAAGGCATCGAGTACGAGGCCCGCCTCGAACTGCTCGACGAGGTGACCTGGCCCAAGCCCCTGGCCGAGCTGCTGGGCAACGCGTACGAGATGTACCGGCAGGGCCATCCGTGGGTGGCCGACCACCAGCTCTCCCCCAAGTCCGTGGTCCGCGACATGTACGAGCGGGCGATGACCTTCACCGAGTACGTGCAGTTCTACGGGCTGTCCCGCTCGGAGGGTCTGGTTCTGCGGTACCTGGCCGACGCGTACAAGACGCTGCGGCAGACCGTGCCCGAGGAGGCCAAGACCGAGGAACTGGTCGACCTGATCGAGTGGCTCGGCGAGTTGGTGCGCCAGGTCGACTCCAGCCTGATCGACGAGTGGGAGCGGCTGCGCAACCCGGGCGACCTGCCGGACGTCGCCGCCGCCCTGGACGACCGACCGGCCGCGGTGACCCGCAACGCCCGGGCGTTCCGGGTCCTCGTCCGCAACGCCCTGTTCCGTCGGGTGGAGCTGGCCGCGCTGCGGCACTGGGACGCCCTCGGCGAGTTGGACGCCGACGCCGGTTGGAACGCCGACGCGTGGGCCGACGCGCTTCAGCCGTACTTCGAGGCGTACGACGAGATCGGGACCGGGCCGAACGCCCGGGGTCCGGCGCTGCTGATGATCGAGCAGGGCCGGGAGCGGTGGACGGTACGGCAGATTCTCGACGACCCGGAGGGCGACCACGACTGGGGCATCAGCGCCGAGGTCGACCTGGCCGCCTCGGACGAGGCGGGCGCCGCAGTCGTCCGGATCACCGACGTCGGCCAGCTGTAG
- a CDS encoding antibiotic biosynthesis monooxygenase gives MAVVKINAIDVPAGAGAELEKRFAARAGAVENSPGFLGFELLRPVAGESRYFVYTRWESEEAYQQWAAGPARAAHAAPPGAEQRPPVAAGATLLEFEVVQQVP, from the coding sequence ATGGCAGTTGTGAAGATCAACGCGATTGATGTGCCGGCCGGCGCGGGCGCCGAACTGGAGAAGCGGTTCGCGGCGCGGGCCGGTGCGGTGGAGAACTCGCCGGGATTCCTCGGTTTCGAGCTGCTGCGTCCGGTGGCCGGGGAGAGCCGATACTTCGTCTACACGCGCTGGGAGTCAGAAGAGGCATATCAGCAGTGGGCGGCGGGACCGGCCCGGGCCGCCCACGCCGCACCGCCCGGCGCCGAGCAACGGCCGCCGGTCGCCGCCGGTGCCACCCTGCTGGAGTTCGAAGTGGTGCAACAGGTCCCTTAG
- the trmB gene encoding tRNA (guanosine(46)-N7)-methyltransferase TrmB, with protein MSGRQAAALAQLWPTYGLRVDDAAPFDPVGLFGRQAPLVLEIGSGMGDTTVEMAAADPDRDYLAVEVHTPGIANLLDLVHRRGLGNVRIAEGDALDLVGLLPPDSLDAVHVFFPDPWPKSRHHKRRLIQPAHVALLRSRLAVGGTLHCATDWAEYAESMRATLDGDPGLVNLHDGYAPRPAQRPVTRFERRALAAGRPVADLRYAKV; from the coding sequence ATGAGCGGCCGGCAGGCGGCGGCGTTGGCACAGCTGTGGCCGACGTACGGCCTGCGGGTCGACGATGCCGCTCCGTTCGATCCCGTCGGTCTCTTCGGCCGCCAGGCGCCCCTGGTGCTCGAGATCGGATCCGGCATGGGCGACACGACCGTCGAAATGGCCGCCGCCGACCCGGATCGAGACTATCTGGCGGTCGAGGTGCACACCCCGGGAATCGCGAACCTGCTGGACCTCGTGCACCGGCGGGGCCTGGGCAACGTCCGCATCGCCGAAGGCGACGCGTTGGACCTGGTGGGGCTGCTGCCGCCCGACTCGCTGGACGCGGTACACGTCTTCTTCCCGGACCCGTGGCCGAAGTCCCGGCATCACAAGCGCCGACTGATCCAGCCGGCGCACGTCGCCCTGCTGCGCTCCCGGCTCGCGGTCGGCGGCACCCTGCACTGCGCCACCGACTGGGCGGAGTACGCCGAGTCGATGCGGGCGACCCTCGACGGCGACCCGGGCCTGGTCAACCTGCACGATGGCTACGCGCCCCGGCCCGCGCAGCGCCCGGTGACCCGGTTCGAGCGACGTGCCCTGGCCGCCGGCCGGCCGGTCGCCGACCTGCGCTACGCAAAGGTGTAA
- a CDS encoding cytidine deaminase codes for MTMRDTDRALVQAASAVAKLRCRSAAHTLASAARTAEGRVVSGVNVVHGSGGACAEVVVLGTAATQGLEQLETIVTVGDRGRDVVAPCESCRRLLAERFPTLRVIVGPADDPQVRPITDLSAAG; via the coding sequence ATGACCATGCGGGACACCGACCGGGCGCTGGTGCAGGCCGCCAGCGCGGTGGCCAAGCTGCGCTGCCGCAGCGCCGCCCACACCCTCGCCAGCGCGGCACGCACCGCCGAAGGTCGGGTCGTCTCCGGGGTGAACGTGGTGCACGGAAGCGGTGGCGCCTGCGCCGAGGTGGTGGTGCTCGGCACCGCCGCTACCCAGGGCCTGGAGCAGCTGGAAACCATCGTGACGGTCGGAGATCGCGGGCGCGACGTCGTCGCTCCCTGCGAATCATGTCGCCGGCTGCTGGCCGAGCGCTTCCCGACGCTGCGGGTGATCGTCGGGCCGGCCGATGATCCGCAGGTACGGCCGATCACCGACCTCTCCGCCGCCGGCTGA
- a CDS encoding exodeoxyribonuclease III codes for MRLATWNVNSVKARLPRLLDWLAGTGPDVVCLQETKCPDGAFPVAEVGELGYTVASHSDGRWNGVAILSRVGLADVTVGFSGEPGFPEPEARAIAATCDGLRVWSVYVPNGRTPDDPHYAYKLAWLAALRDALDTELTGASALAVCGDFNVAPTDDDVWDPALFATSTHVTPAERAALAALRDLGLTDVVPTPMKGPHPFTYWDYRAGMFHQNKGMRIDLVYASAPVARAVRSAYVDREARKGKGPSDHAPIVVDVDLLPSVESF; via the coding sequence ATGCGCCTGGCCACCTGGAACGTTAACTCGGTCAAGGCCCGCCTGCCCCGGCTGCTCGACTGGCTGGCCGGGACCGGGCCGGACGTGGTCTGCCTACAGGAGACCAAGTGCCCGGACGGCGCCTTCCCGGTCGCCGAGGTGGGCGAGCTGGGCTACACCGTGGCCAGTCACAGCGACGGCCGGTGGAACGGGGTGGCCATCCTGTCGCGGGTCGGCCTGGCCGACGTGACCGTCGGGTTTTCCGGCGAACCCGGTTTCCCCGAGCCGGAGGCCCGCGCCATCGCGGCCACCTGCGACGGGCTCCGGGTCTGGTCGGTGTACGTGCCGAACGGCCGCACGCCCGACGACCCGCACTATGCGTACAAGTTGGCCTGGCTGGCGGCCCTGCGGGACGCGCTGGACACCGAGCTGACCGGCGCGTCGGCGCTGGCCGTCTGCGGCGACTTCAACGTGGCCCCGACTGACGACGACGTGTGGGATCCGGCGCTGTTCGCCACCTCCACCCACGTCACCCCCGCCGAACGGGCGGCCCTCGCCGCGCTCCGCGACCTGGGCCTCACCGACGTGGTTCCCACCCCGATGAAGGGTCCGCATCCCTTCACCTACTGGGACTACCGCGCCGGGATGTTCCACCAGAACAAGGGCATGCGGATCGACCTGGTGTACGCCTCGGCGCCGGTGGCCCGCGCGGTGCGCTCGGCGTACGTGGACCGGGAGGCCCGCAAGGGCAAGGGCCCCTCCGACCACGCCCCCATCGTGGTCGACGTCGACCTGCTCCCCTCCGTCGAATCCTTCTGA
- a CDS encoding PAC2 family protein: protein MLDPHELYELTDDLPDLGQPVLIQALTGFVDAGNAGRLAREQLFNSLESRQIARFDLDQLFDYRSRRPVMTFVEDHWESYDAPELELHLLHDDDETPFLLLTGPEPDLQWERFTAAVAGLTARLDVRLTVGLNAIPMAVPHTRPTGVTAHATRPELIAGYEPWLQRVQVPGSVGHLLEFRLGEAGRDALGFAAHVPHYVAQAEYPAAAEVLLASVSRSTGLLLPRDGLSSAAEVVRVEIDRQVAQSDEASALVQALEEQYDAYARGRGEKNLLAAENGPLPTAEELGAELERFLAEQTRPNNDG, encoded by the coding sequence GTGCTCGACCCACACGAGCTCTACGAACTCACCGACGATCTGCCCGACCTCGGTCAACCGGTCCTGATCCAGGCGCTCACCGGATTCGTCGACGCCGGCAACGCCGGTCGGCTGGCCCGCGAACAGCTGTTCAACTCGTTGGAGTCCCGCCAGATCGCCCGCTTCGACCTGGACCAACTCTTCGACTACCGCTCCCGGCGCCCCGTGATGACCTTCGTGGAGGACCACTGGGAGAGCTACGACGCGCCGGAACTGGAGCTGCACCTGCTCCACGACGACGACGAGACGCCCTTCCTGCTGCTCACCGGACCAGAACCGGACTTGCAGTGGGAGCGGTTCACCGCCGCCGTCGCCGGCCTCACCGCCCGGTTGGACGTCCGCCTCACCGTCGGGCTCAACGCCATCCCGATGGCGGTGCCGCACACCCGCCCGACCGGGGTGACCGCGCACGCCACCCGGCCCGAGCTGATCGCCGGCTACGAGCCGTGGCTGCAACGGGTGCAGGTTCCCGGCAGCGTCGGCCACCTGCTGGAATTCCGCCTCGGCGAGGCCGGGCGGGACGCGCTGGGCTTCGCCGCACACGTGCCGCACTACGTGGCGCAGGCCGAGTACCCGGCCGCCGCCGAGGTGCTGCTGGCCTCGGTGTCGCGCAGCACCGGGCTGCTGCTGCCCCGCGACGGACTGAGCTCGGCCGCCGAGGTGGTCCGGGTCGAGATCGATCGCCAGGTGGCCCAGAGCGACGAGGCGTCCGCGCTGGTCCAGGCCCTTGAGGAGCAGTACGACGCGTACGCGCGCGGTCGCGGTGAGAAGAACCTGCTCGCCGCCGAGAACGGCCCGCTGCCCACGGCGGAGGAACTCGGCGCCGAGCTGGAACGCTTCCTCGCCGAACAAACCCGCCCCAACAACGACGGTTAG
- a CDS encoding class F sortase: MRRKGRSERSPWSFPLAVLLVIAGVFATGAGLGRTVGGPLDWAAAVGEQSSTTSTAARTTVRPVSLSVPAIDVAAPVRPVGEAPDGSIAVPPLSRHQETGWYDRGPVPGEPGPAVIVGHVDTKSGPSVFYHLGKLRPGDKIEVNRDDGSTVVFAVESVERFPKDQFPADRIYGHDGPAGLRLITCGGTFVGGRTGYEDNVIVFAALDTVRAP; this comes from the coding sequence GTGCGTCGGAAGGGGCGGTCGGAGCGCAGCCCCTGGTCCTTCCCGCTCGCCGTGCTACTGGTGATTGCCGGAGTGTTCGCCACCGGCGCTGGGCTCGGCCGGACCGTCGGCGGACCGCTGGACTGGGCCGCAGCCGTTGGTGAGCAGTCGTCGACCACCAGCACCGCCGCGCGTACCACCGTGCGGCCGGTGAGCCTCTCCGTGCCCGCGATCGACGTCGCCGCCCCGGTACGTCCGGTCGGCGAGGCACCGGACGGGTCGATCGCCGTACCGCCGTTGAGCCGGCACCAGGAAACCGGCTGGTACGACCGTGGACCGGTGCCCGGCGAGCCCGGCCCCGCGGTGATCGTCGGGCACGTGGACACCAAGAGCGGCCCGTCGGTCTTCTACCACCTGGGCAAACTACGGCCCGGCGACAAGATCGAGGTAAACCGGGACGACGGCTCGACGGTGGTCTTCGCCGTGGAGTCGGTGGAGCGTTTCCCCAAGGACCAGTTTCCGGCGGATCGCATCTACGGCCACGACGGGCCGGCCGGCCTGCGCCTGATCACCTGCGGCGGCACGTTCGTCGGCGGCCGGACCGGCTACGAGGACAACGTGATCGTCTTCGCCGCCCTCGACACCGTCCGTGCGCCCTGA
- the hrpA gene encoding ATP-dependent RNA helicase HrpA translates to MQNPPASATPDTVRDLHRRLPSLMFRDQRQLRRRLDGVRRLRDPQRRESALTEIAAAVAAAEARLERRRSAVPTITYPAVLPVSERKDDIAAAIRDHQVVIVAGETGSGKTTQLPKICLELGRGISGLIGHTQPRRLAARTVADRIAEELGTELGDVVGYKVRFTDQVGEQSLVKLMTDGILLAELQTDRMLRQYDTLIIDEAHERSLNIDFILGYLKQLLPRRPELKVIITSATIETDRFARHFADADGEPAPVVEVSGRTYPVEVRYRPLVEVVEDEQEADEENVRDQIQAIGDAVEELAAEGPGDILVFLSGEREIRDTAEALGKLVQQKRALLGTEILPLYARLSVAEQHRVFAPHSGRRVVLATNVAETSLTVPGIKYVVDPGTARISRYSQRLKVQRLPIEPVSQASANQRKGRCGRTSDGICIRLYDEQDFAARPEFTDPEILRTNLASVILQMTAIGLGDIAAFPFIDPPDRRNITDGVNLLHELGALDLTESDPARRLTPLGRRLAQLPVDPRLARMVLEGERNGCPTEVLVIAAALSIQDPRERPAEKQAQADQAHARFADSESDFVAYLNLWRYLREQQRALSSSAFRRMCKAEYLNYLRVREWQDIVSQLRQVLRTPTADLPEEIDTPLVHQSLLPGLLSHVGLKDAQKHEYLGARGAKFAIFPGSALFKKPPRWVMAAELVETSRLWGRVNGRIEPEWVEPLAQHLVKRSYSEPHWEKKQAAVMAYEKVTLFGVPLVTSRKVNFGRIDPTLSRELFIRHALVEGDWSTHHQFWRDNQRLRDEVAELEHRARRRDILVDDETIYQFYDERIPAEVVSGRHFDSWWKKTRRERPELLTFTRELLVNAGRGGVDETAYPDQWRADGVALPLTYTFEPGTPADGVTVDIPLPLLNQVPAESFDWQVPGLREELVIALIRSLPKPVRRNFVPVPDYARAALAAITPGEEPLLDALTRQLRRMTGVTVPREAWEPSKLPPHLRVTFRVLGEDDKPVAEGKDLPALQRQLKAEVRQVVAAAAPDVARTGLTTWEFGTVPRTIEQVRAGYAVTAYPALVDEGATVGVKVFDSAAEQEAAHWAGTRRLLRLNVPAPAKFLQGRLSNEAKLALSRNPHGGVQALIEDATGAAIDKLIADAGGPAWDADGFAALRDKVRAGLVDTVLAVMERVRAVLAAAYAVQQRLGATRNLAVVAALADIRKQLTGLVHAGFITEAGYARLPDLLRYLTAIERRLDRLPGNPARDKSQQDRVAVVQREYDEMLAALPPARRNSAPVRQIRWMIEELRVNVFAQALGTPYPVSEQRIYRAMDDAEGR, encoded by the coding sequence ATGCAGAATCCACCCGCCTCCGCCACGCCCGACACCGTCCGCGACCTGCACCGCCGCCTGCCGAGCCTGATGTTCCGGGACCAGCGCCAGCTGCGTCGGCGGCTCGACGGGGTGCGCCGGCTACGCGATCCGCAGCGGCGCGAGTCGGCGTTGACCGAGATCGCCGCCGCAGTGGCCGCGGCAGAGGCCCGGCTGGAACGACGCCGCAGCGCGGTGCCGACCATCACCTACCCGGCCGTGCTGCCGGTAAGCGAACGCAAGGACGACATCGCCGCCGCGATCCGCGACCACCAGGTGGTGATCGTGGCCGGCGAGACCGGTTCGGGCAAGACCACCCAGTTGCCGAAGATCTGCCTGGAGCTGGGGCGCGGGATCAGCGGCCTGATCGGCCACACCCAGCCCCGCCGGCTGGCCGCCCGTACGGTCGCCGACCGGATCGCCGAGGAACTGGGCACCGAGTTGGGCGACGTGGTCGGTTACAAGGTGCGCTTCACCGACCAGGTCGGCGAGCAGAGCCTGGTCAAGCTAATGACCGACGGCATCCTGCTGGCCGAGTTGCAGACCGACCGGATGCTGCGCCAGTACGACACGTTGATCATCGATGAGGCGCACGAGCGCAGCCTGAACATCGACTTCATCCTCGGTTACCTCAAGCAGTTGCTGCCCCGTCGGCCCGAGCTCAAGGTGATCATCACCTCGGCGACCATCGAGACCGACCGGTTCGCCAGGCACTTCGCCGACGCCGACGGTGAGCCCGCGCCGGTGGTCGAGGTTTCCGGGCGCACCTATCCGGTCGAGGTCCGCTACCGACCGCTGGTCGAGGTCGTCGAGGACGAGCAGGAGGCGGACGAGGAGAACGTCCGCGACCAGATCCAGGCCATCGGCGACGCGGTCGAGGAACTGGCCGCCGAGGGTCCCGGCGACATCCTGGTCTTCCTCAGCGGCGAGCGGGAGATCCGGGACACCGCCGAGGCGCTCGGCAAGCTGGTGCAGCAGAAGCGGGCGCTGCTGGGCACCGAGATCCTGCCGCTGTACGCCCGGCTCAGCGTCGCCGAGCAGCACCGGGTCTTCGCTCCGCACTCCGGCCGCCGGGTGGTGCTCGCCACAAACGTCGCGGAGACCTCGCTGACCGTGCCCGGCATCAAGTACGTGGTGGACCCCGGTACGGCCCGGATCTCCCGGTACTCGCAGCGGCTCAAGGTGCAGCGGCTGCCCATCGAGCCGGTCTCGCAGGCCAGCGCCAACCAGCGCAAGGGCCGCTGTGGGCGTACCTCGGACGGCATCTGCATCCGGCTCTACGACGAGCAGGACTTCGCCGCCCGCCCCGAGTTCACCGACCCGGAGATCCTGCGTACCAATCTGGCCTCGGTCATCCTCCAGATGACCGCGATCGGCCTCGGCGACATCGCCGCCTTCCCGTTCATCGACCCGCCGGACCGCCGCAACATCACCGACGGCGTCAACCTGCTGCACGAGCTGGGCGCGCTCGACCTGACCGAGAGCGATCCGGCGCGCCGGCTCACCCCGCTGGGCCGGCGGTTGGCCCAGCTTCCGGTCGACCCACGGCTGGCCCGGATGGTTCTCGAAGGCGAGCGCAACGGCTGCCCGACCGAGGTGCTGGTGATCGCCGCCGCGCTGTCGATCCAGGATCCCCGGGAGCGGCCGGCGGAGAAGCAGGCCCAGGCCGACCAGGCGCACGCCCGCTTCGCCGACTCCGAGTCGGACTTCGTCGCGTACCTCAACCTCTGGCGTTACCTGCGCGAGCAGCAGCGGGCCCTGTCCTCCAGCGCGTTCCGCCGGATGTGCAAGGCCGAGTACCTCAACTACCTGCGGGTACGCGAGTGGCAGGACATCGTCAGCCAGCTGCGCCAGGTGCTGCGTACGCCGACCGCCGACCTGCCGGAGGAGATCGACACTCCGCTGGTGCACCAGTCGCTGCTGCCCGGCCTGCTGTCCCATGTCGGTCTCAAGGACGCGCAGAAACACGAGTACCTGGGTGCCCGGGGGGCGAAGTTCGCGATCTTCCCCGGCTCGGCGTTGTTCAAGAAGCCGCCGCGCTGGGTGATGGCCGCCGAGCTGGTGGAGACCTCCCGGCTCTGGGGTCGGGTGAACGGGCGGATCGAGCCGGAGTGGGTCGAACCGCTGGCCCAGCACCTGGTCAAACGCAGCTACAGCGAGCCGCACTGGGAGAAGAAGCAGGCGGCGGTGATGGCCTACGAGAAGGTCACCCTCTTCGGCGTACCGCTTGTCACCTCGCGCAAGGTGAACTTCGGCCGGATCGACCCGACGCTGAGCCGCGAACTGTTCATCCGGCACGCGCTGGTCGAGGGCGACTGGTCCACCCACCACCAGTTCTGGCGGGACAACCAGCGGCTGCGCGACGAGGTGGCGGAGCTGGAGCACCGGGCCCGGCGGCGGGACATCCTGGTCGACGACGAGACGATCTACCAGTTCTACGACGAGCGGATTCCCGCCGAGGTGGTCTCCGGGCGGCACTTCGACAGCTGGTGGAAGAAGACCCGGCGGGAGCGGCCCGAGCTGCTCACCTTCACCCGGGAGCTGCTGGTCAACGCCGGGCGCGGCGGGGTGGACGAGACCGCCTACCCGGACCAGTGGCGGGCCGACGGGGTCGCGCTGCCGTTGACGTACACGTTCGAGCCGGGCACCCCGGCCGACGGGGTGACCGTGGACATCCCGTTGCCGCTGCTCAACCAGGTGCCGGCGGAGAGCTTCGACTGGCAGGTACCGGGGCTGCGCGAGGAACTGGTGATCGCGTTGATCCGCTCGCTGCCGAAGCCGGTGCGGCGCAACTTCGTGCCGGTGCCCGACTACGCCCGCGCCGCGCTGGCCGCGATCACGCCCGGCGAGGAGCCGCTGCTGGACGCCCTGACCCGGCAGCTGCGCCGGATGACCGGGGTGACCGTGCCCCGGGAGGCCTGGGAGCCGAGCAAGCTGCCGCCGCACCTGCGGGTCACCTTCCGGGTGCTCGGCGAGGACGACAAGCCGGTCGCCGAGGGCAAGGACCTGCCGGCCCTGCAACGCCAACTGAAGGCCGAGGTACGCCAGGTGGTGGCCGCCGCCGCGCCGGACGTGGCGCGCACCGGCCTGACCACCTGGGAGTTCGGCACCGTGCCGCGCACCATCGAGCAGGTGCGCGCCGGGTACGCGGTGACCGCGTACCCGGCGCTTGTGGACGAGGGCGCCACGGTCGGGGTGAAGGTGTTCGACTCGGCTGCCGAGCAGGAGGCCGCGCACTGGGCCGGCACCCGGCGGCTGCTGCGGCTGAACGTGCCGGCACCGGCGAAGTTCCTCCAGGGGCGACTGAGCAACGAGGCGAAACTGGCGCTGTCGCGCAACCCGCACGGCGGGGTGCAGGCGCTGATCGAGGACGCCACCGGTGCGGCGATCGACAAGTTGATCGCCGACGCGGGCGGCCCGGCCTGGGACGCCGACGGTTTCGCCGCGCTGCGGGACAAGGTCCGCGCCGGGCTGGTGGACACCGTGCTGGCGGTGATGGAGCGGGTCCGGGCGGTGCTCGCCGCCGCGTACGCGGTGCAGCAGCGGCTCGGCGCGACGCGGAACCTGGCCGTGGTGGCCGCCCTGGCCGACATCCGCAAGCAGCTCACCGGCCTGGTGCATGCCGGGTTCATCACCGAGGCCGGGTACGCCCGCCTGCCCGACCTGCTGCGCTACCTGACCGCAATCGAGCGGCGGCTGGACCGGCTGCCCGGCAACCCGGCCCGGGACAAGTCTCAGCAGGACCGCGTCGCGGTGGTCCAGCGGGAGTACGACGAGATGCTCGCCGCGCTGCCGCCGGCCCGCCGCAACTCTGCCCCCGTACGGCAGATCCGCTGGATGATCGAGGAGTTGCGGGTGAACGTCTTCGCCCAGGCGCTGGGCACTCCGTATCCGGTCTCCGAGCAGCGCATCTACCGGGCCATGGACGACGCGGAGGGGCGCTGA